A window of the Chloroflexus sp. Y-396-1 genome harbors these coding sequences:
- a CDS encoding CaiB/BaiF CoA-transferase family protein, with the protein MGETTTTLPLAGIKVIDAATVIAAPFCATLLGEFGADVLKVEHPIGGDALRRFGTPTSRGDTLTWLSESRNKRSVTLNLQHPDGARVFKELIAQADVLCENFRPGTLEKWGLGWEVLHKINPRLIMLRVTGYGQTGPYRDRPGFARIAHAVGGIAYLAGMPRGTPVTPGSTTLADYMTGLYGCIGVLLALRYREQTGCGQYVDAALYESVFRCSDELVPAYGMYRKVRERHGSHYNEFACPHGHFQTKDGKWVAISCATDKLFARLANAMGRPELASSSVYGDQKVRLAHASDVNEIVRDWCSSLTRAEVLERCYATATPAAPLNDIADFFGDRHVHARRNLVAIDAEDIGETLIMPNVVPKLSETPGSIRTLGPKLGEHTEEVLKEWLGMSETEIGELRAKRVI; encoded by the coding sequence ATGGGCGAAACTACAACAACATTACCTCTGGCCGGAATCAAGGTTATTGATGCGGCGACGGTAATTGCCGCGCCGTTTTGTGCTACATTACTCGGTGAGTTTGGCGCCGACGTTTTGAAGGTGGAACATCCTATCGGCGGCGATGCGTTACGTCGCTTCGGTACCCCCACTTCCCGCGGCGATACGTTGACCTGGCTGAGCGAGTCGCGCAACAAGCGCTCGGTGACGCTCAACCTCCAACATCCTGACGGGGCGCGGGTATTCAAAGAACTGATTGCGCAGGCTGACGTACTCTGTGAAAACTTTCGTCCGGGCACGCTCGAAAAGTGGGGACTAGGTTGGGAGGTATTGCATAAGATTAATCCACGGCTGATTATGCTACGGGTGACCGGCTACGGCCAGACCGGCCCCTATCGTGATCGCCCCGGCTTTGCCCGTATTGCCCACGCCGTGGGCGGTATTGCGTATCTGGCCGGCATGCCCAGAGGCACGCCGGTAACACCGGGTTCAACCACCCTCGCCGACTACATGACCGGCCTCTACGGTTGTATTGGGGTTTTGCTGGCCTTGCGTTACCGTGAGCAGACCGGATGTGGCCAGTACGTTGATGCCGCATTGTACGAGTCGGTCTTCCGCTGTAGTGACGAGCTGGTGCCAGCCTACGGCATGTATCGCAAAGTGCGTGAGCGCCACGGATCGCACTATAACGAATTTGCCTGTCCGCACGGTCACTTCCAGACGAAAGACGGTAAGTGGGTCGCGATTTCGTGTGCGACCGACAAACTCTTTGCGCGCCTGGCGAATGCAATGGGGCGCCCGGAACTGGCGTCATCGAGTGTCTACGGCGACCAGAAGGTACGTCTGGCACACGCCAGTGATGTAAACGAGATTGTTCGTGACTGGTGTAGCTCGCTGACTCGCGCTGAAGTGCTTGAGCGATGCTACGCAACGGCCACGCCAGCCGCGCCGCTCAACGACATTGCCGACTTTTTCGGTGATCGCCACGTTCACGCCCGGCGCAATCTGGTTGCGATTGATGCCGAAGATATTGGTGAAACGCTGATCATGCCGAACGTTGTGCCCAAGCTCTCCGAAACGCCTGGCAGTATTCGCACCCTCGGCCCGAAACTTGGTGAACACACGGAAGAGGTGCTCAAGGAATGGCTGGGAATGAGCGAAACAGAAATTGGTGAGTTACGGGCGAAGCGGGTGATTTAG
- a CDS encoding CoA ester lyase, which produces MHKLPRNFYNPLAIGAPQPIRELPVRPERVVHFFPPHVEKIRARIPEVAKQVDVLCGNLEDAIPVDAKEAARAGFIEVVRNTDFGDTALWVRVNALNSPWVLDDITEIVAAVGNKLDVIMIPKVEGPWDIHFVDQFLALLEAKYHIQKPILIHALLETAQGMVNLEAIAGASPRMHGFSLGPADLAASRGMKTTRVGGGHPFYGVLADPQEGQTERPFYQQDLWHYTIARMVDVAVAHGLRAFYGPFGDIKDEAACEAQFRNAFLLGCTGAWSLAPNQIPIAKRVFSPDVNEVLFAKRILEAMPDGSGVAMIDGKMQDDATWKQAKVIVDLARMIAKKDPELAKAYGF; this is translated from the coding sequence ATGCACAAACTACCCCGCAACTTCTACAACCCTCTCGCTATCGGCGCACCGCAACCCATTCGCGAACTACCGGTGCGTCCCGAACGAGTCGTTCACTTCTTCCCGCCCCACGTTGAAAAGATTCGTGCCCGCATTCCTGAAGTCGCCAAACAGGTAGACGTTCTCTGCGGTAATCTCGAAGATGCCATTCCGGTAGACGCCAAAGAGGCGGCTCGCGCCGGCTTCATCGAAGTTGTGCGCAATACCGATTTTGGCGATACTGCGCTCTGGGTACGGGTGAATGCACTCAACAGCCCATGGGTACTCGACGACATCACCGAAATCGTCGCTGCGGTAGGGAACAAACTCGATGTAATCATGATCCCCAAAGTTGAAGGCCCATGGGATATTCACTTTGTTGATCAATTTTTGGCCTTGCTCGAAGCCAAATACCACATCCAGAAACCGATCCTGATCCATGCGCTGCTCGAAACCGCCCAGGGTATGGTCAATCTGGAGGCAATTGCCGGCGCTAGCCCCCGCATGCACGGTTTCAGCCTCGGCCCAGCCGATCTGGCTGCTTCACGTGGTATGAAGACGACGCGCGTCGGCGGCGGGCACCCATTCTACGGCGTTCTCGCCGACCCCCAAGAAGGCCAGACCGAACGGCCCTTCTACCAGCAAGACCTGTGGCACTACACAATTGCCCGCATGGTTGATGTCGCCGTCGCGCACGGCCTGCGCGCCTTCTATGGCCCGTTTGGTGACATCAAAGACGAAGCAGCCTGCGAAGCCCAGTTCCGCAACGCTTTCCTGCTCGGCTGTACCGGCGCATGGTCACTGGCGCCCAACCAGATTCCGATTGCCAAGCGCGTCTTCAGCCCTGATGTGAATGAAGTATTGTTTGCCAAACGGATTCTCGAAGCGATGCCCGATGGTTCGGGAGTAGCGATGATCGACGGCAAGATGCAAGATGACGCAACTTGGAAGCAAGCCAAGGTCATTGTCGATCTGGCCCGCATGATTGCGAAAAAAGACCCCGAACTGGCGAAGGCATACGGCTTCTAG
- a CDS encoding 2-methylfumaryl-CoA isomerase, whose amino-acid sequence MNGILHGLRVVEGSAFVAAPLGGMTLAQLGADVIRFDPIGGGLDYKRWPVTLDGKHSLFWAGLNKGKRSIAIDIRHPRGQELLTQLICAPGENAGLFITNFPARGWLSYDHLKQHRADLIMVNLVGRRDGGSEVDYTVNPQLGLPFMTGPVTSPDVVNHVLPAWDIVTGQMIALGLLAAERHRRLTGEGQLVKIALKDVGLAMIGHLGMIAEVMINDTDRPKQGNYLYGAFGRDFETLDGKRVMVVGLTSSQWKALGKATGLTAAFQALGERLGLNMDEEGDRFRARHEIAALLEPWFHARTLAEVRRIFEQHQVTWAPYRTVREAIAQDPDCSTDNPMFAMVEQPGIGSYLMPASPLDFSQVPRLPAQPAPRLGEHTDEILLEVLGLSEGEVGRLHDEGIVAGPDGR is encoded by the coding sequence ATGAACGGTATTTTGCACGGTTTGCGAGTGGTTGAAGGTTCAGCTTTCGTTGCTGCGCCGCTCGGCGGCATGACACTGGCGCAACTAGGAGCCGATGTCATTCGCTTCGATCCAATTGGAGGCGGGCTAGATTACAAACGCTGGCCGGTCACCCTCGATGGCAAACATAGTTTGTTCTGGGCCGGGCTTAATAAGGGCAAACGATCAATTGCGATTGACATCCGCCATCCGCGCGGGCAAGAGCTGCTCACGCAGCTCATCTGTGCGCCCGGCGAGAATGCTGGTCTGTTCATCACCAACTTTCCGGCCCGTGGCTGGCTTAGCTACGACCATCTCAAACAGCACCGTGCCGATCTCATTATGGTCAACCTGGTTGGACGACGGGACGGCGGCTCGGAAGTAGATTACACGGTTAATCCGCAGCTCGGGCTGCCGTTTATGACGGGGCCGGTCACTTCACCCGATGTCGTCAACCATGTCTTACCGGCCTGGGATATTGTGACCGGCCAGATGATCGCGCTCGGCCTCCTGGCTGCCGAACGTCACCGGCGCTTAACCGGCGAAGGGCAACTGGTCAAAATCGCACTCAAAGATGTTGGTTTGGCGATGATCGGTCACCTGGGTATGATCGCCGAGGTGATGATCAACGATACCGACCGCCCTAAACAGGGAAACTATCTCTACGGCGCATTTGGTCGCGATTTCGAGACCCTTGACGGTAAGCGGGTGATGGTGGTTGGTCTGACCAGCTCGCAGTGGAAAGCTCTGGGCAAAGCAACCGGTCTGACGGCTGCATTTCAGGCCCTGGGCGAACGTCTCGGTCTTAACATGGATGAGGAAGGCGACCGATTCCGCGCCCGCCACGAAATTGCTGCGCTGCTCGAACCCTGGTTCCACGCCCGTACCCTTGCGGAAGTACGCCGCATCTTCGAGCAGCACCAGGTTACTTGGGCACCATACCGCACAGTACGCGAAGCGATTGCTCAGGACCCCGATTGTTCAACCGACAACCCGATGTTCGCGATGGTCGAACAGCCCGGTATCGGGAGCTATCTGATGCCAGCCTCACCGCTCGATTTCAGTCAGGTACCACGGCTGCCTGCGCAACCTGCGCCGCGCCTTGGCGAACACACCGACGAGATTTTGCTTGAGGTGCTTGGCCTGAGCGAAGGGGAAGTGGGTCGCTTGCACGACGAAGGCATCGTGGCCGGACCAGACGGACGATAA